The Euphorbia lathyris chromosome 2, ddEupLath1.1, whole genome shotgun sequence genome includes a window with the following:
- the LOC136220396 gene encoding cytochrome P450 703A2: MDFILVSSILLCIAFLINFFQSPKQKPKNLPPGPPKWPIVGNLLQLGPLPHRDLASLCDKYGPLVYLRLGSIDAITTNDPDMIREILLRQDEVFASRPRTLAAVHLAYGCGDVALAPLGPHWKRMRRICMEHLLTTRRLESFSKNRAEEAQHLVRDVWAEAQKGKDVNLREVLGGFSMNNVTRMLLGKQYFGAGSSGPQEAKEFMHVTHELFRLLGLIYLGDYLPFWRWIDPYGCEKKMREVEKRVDDFHSKIIEEHKEARKVNGYEIRDGELDFVDVLLSLPGMDGKEKMDDVEIKALIQDMIAAATDTSAVTNEWAMVEVIKHPHVLKKVQEELDNVVGSNRMVTESDLVHLNYLRCVVRETFRMHPAGPFLIPHESLRATTINGYHIPANTRIFINTHGLGRNPKVWDDVEEFRPERHWLADGSRVEISHGADFKILPFSAGKRKCPGAPLGVTLVLMALARLFHAFDWAPPNGLRHEDIETTEVYGMTMPKAKALVALASPRLPAHLYH; this comes from the exons ATGGATTTCATCCTTGTCTCATCTATTCTTCTATGTATAGCTTTTCTTATCAATTTCTTTCAATCCCCAAAGCAAAAACCCAAAAATCTTCCACCAGGCCCTCCAAAATGGCCTATAGTTGGCAACCTTCTCCAATTGGGCCCATTACCCCATAGAGATTTAGCCTCATTGTGTGACAAATATGGGCCTCTGGTCTACCTCCGCCTCGGCAGCATCGATGCCATCACCACCAACGATCCCGATATGATACGCGAAATACTCCTCCGCCAAGACGAGGTTTTCGCCTCCCGCCCACGGACTCTCGCGGCCGTCCATTTAGCATACGGATGTGGGGATGTAGCGTTGGCCCCGTTAGGCCCTCATTGGAAGCGAATGAGGAGAATTTGCATGGAACACTTGTTAACAACAAGGAGGCTCGAGTCTTTTTCGAAAAACCGGGCTGAAGAAGCCCAACATCTAGTTCGAGATGTTTGGGCCGAGGCCCAAAAGGGGAAGGATGTGAATTTGAGGGAAGTGTTAGGTGGGTTTTCTATGAATAATGTGACTAGAATGCTGTTGGGAAAGCAGTATTTTGGGGCTGGGTCATCTGGGCCTCAAGAGGCTAAAGAATTTATGCATGTGACTCATGAGTTGTTTAGGTTATTGGGCTTGATTTATTTGGGGGATTATTTGCCATTTTGGAGGTGGATTGATCCTTATGGGTGTGAGAAAAAAATGAGGGAAGTTGAGAAAAGAGTGGATGATTTTCACTCTAAAATTATAGAGGAACATAAGGAAGCAAGAAAGGTAAATGGATATGAAATTAGAGATGGAGAACTTGATTTTGTTGATGTTTTATTGTCATTGCCTGGCATGGATGGAAAAGAGAAAATGGATGATGTAGAGATCAAGGCTCTAATTCAG gatatgATAGCTGCAGCGACAGACACGTCAGCAGTGACTAATGAATGGGCAATGGTAGAAGTGATCAAACATCCACATGTCCTAAAAAAGGTACAAGAAGAGCTTGATAATGTTGTGGGCTCCAATAGGATGGTTACGGAATCAGACTTAGTACACTTAAATTACTTACGTTGCGTAGTGCGTGAAACATTTCGGATGCATCCAGCTGGGCCCTTTCTAATCCCACATGAATCTCTACGTGCCACCACAATCAACGGCTACCATATTCCGGCGAATACTCGCATCTTCATAAATACTCATGGGTTGGGCCGAAACCCCAAGGTATGGGATGACGTGGAGGAATTTCGGCCGGAAAGGCATTGGCTAGCTGACGGAAGCCGAGTCGAGATAAGCCATGGAGCCGATTTTAAGATATTGCCGTTTAGCGCGGGGAAGAGGAAGTGCCCTGGAGCACCACTTGGCGTGACTTTGGTGTTAATGGCTTTGGCTCGGCTGTTTCATGCTTTTGACTGGGCTCCGCCCAATGGGTTGAGACACGAAGATATTGAGACTACTGAGGTTTATGGTATGACTATGCCTAAAGCCAAGGCTTTAGTTGCTTTGGCTAGCCCACGTCTGCCGGCTCATTTGTATCACTGA